The following coding sequences lie in one Arachis ipaensis cultivar K30076 chromosome B05, Araip1.1, whole genome shotgun sequence genomic window:
- the LOC107643779 gene encoding E3 ubiquitin-protein ligase ZNF598-like: MAPRVKGKGVKGHRSSRTTAAAAISTTSTSSGTSVVPDFQSGSLSQQPYLMVPNPGYTGLLPPSWPTPGCMGPPPPPPPPISIPPPLRNSNLLVDSETPGSSSTSPPSETASVPNSVTKERLVPDGKTSWLPFPPGSQKITEIIKKRYDKPYKKFGDVPLPTKKLWFKEWKSHFLIDDDDDEFFWRAFKYRTSKRFSQMMSDIREGVDTTHEWLISAYKKVLERYWKTDEKSKNIRKKARENRASLLGGSVHCGGSIPLSSTIERMKKQLGCTPTHEEVFKETHTLKSDKSKWVDKRSQDTHEKFIKKLAEVQAQHAEAQAQGMELQPIDEDLI; the protein is encoded by the exons ATGGCTCCTCGGGTCAAGGGTAAAGGTGTCAAGGGTCATAGAAGTTCTCGCACCACTGCCGCAGCCGCTATTTCAACCACCTCCACCTCTTCTGGGACTTCGGTTGTGCCAGATTTTCAGTCAGGATCACTTAGCCAGCAACCGTATTTGATGGTACCTAATCCAGGCTACACGGGTCTTCTTCCACCAAGTTGGCCTACTCCAGGATGTATGGGTCCCCCTCCTCCACCCCCTCCTCCAATTTCGATTCCTCCTCCGCTTCGCAATTCCAATCTATTAGTTGATTCAGAGACACCTGGAAGCTCTAGTACATCTCCTCCATCAGAGACTGCATCGGTTCCTAATAGTGTCACAAAAGAAAGATTGGTTCCCGATGGAAAAACAAG TTGGTTACCTTTCCCTCCTGGTTCTCAGAAGATTACAGAGATCATCAAGAAACGATATGATAAACCGTACAAAAAGTTTGGAGATGTCCCTCTTCCGACAAAGAAGCTTTGGTTTAAGGAGTGGAAG AGCCACTTtcttattgatgatgatgatgatgagtttttCTGGAGGGCTTTCAAGTATAGGACAAGTAAGCGATTTAGCCAAATGATGTCAGATATCCGTGAGGGTGTGGATACAACCCACGAATGGCTAATTTCTGCTTACAAAAAGGTGTTGGAAAGGTATtggaaaacagatgagaaatcgAAAAATATAAGGAAAAAAGCAAGAGAGAATCGAGCGTCACTCTTAGGTGGTTCTGTCCATTGCGGTGGTTCTATTCCATTGAGCTCAACTATAGAGAGGATG AAGAAGCAGTTGGGCTGTACACCAACCCACGAGGAGGTTTTCAAAGAAACCCACACACTTAAAAGTGACAAGTCTAAATGGGTGGACAAGCGCTCTCAAGATACTCAT GAGAAGTTTATAAAAAAGTTGGCAGAAGTTCAGGCTCAACATGCCGAGGCTCAAGCACAGGGAATGGAGCTACAACCAATTGATGAAGACTTGATTTAG